Proteins from a genomic interval of Macrobrachium nipponense isolate FS-2020 chromosome 33, ASM1510439v2, whole genome shotgun sequence:
- the LOC135203147 gene encoding probable G-protein coupled receptor Mth-like 2, with protein sequence MFSYFKTQLYKNSAHVGSIGLLSRHRIRWRLQIAMFCSFERLSFLFLVSGVTTSSIAGGTEVSIKRCCSPGFGLLNRTCVPYRQVDLTVAVKLPKVKNISHISIQEHETWDRKCGEDDHKIRQVTVNSHLNFIHVDGTTFFPWTTPEGNEWLVDTFCMEALFEPPGRKQPVFAVEFCHDFVAIKAKDEEIKCQHRTCIRKCCPKGMVFDENCSLRDDILWNPKFFSTKDPNTRVRNPRDLLVLYGFPQCKVRLHYENYRLLENGWLHTMDNPLQTIPPNQYCLDLHTHFDGVMKEEVFACYEERDRYCRTRHVVVDLVFMIISCIFLAASLLIYACFRSPRSSNLDRCVVSFLAALLVAFTSVIINRQQQDATQGSFCSFIGTVNHIGILATYFWLTLLCCHVWFCIRSGRVRDETHLFAAYSLCGWGVPLIVALTGAHLPSDDPYQLNRPRADFLPADCWFKDSALRWGYQYGFMLALFLLDFILFCCSVVALKRKKQELQYLREEVEGTFLNSKLLLILFVVWAMELIPWWLEANGCNIWVSIVDGLGALCGVYIFFAMFCCSCNAAKIPKARSENTEENPDSPAIELFESPTASAPPENHYGTADRNGITHENGRS encoded by the exons ATGTTCAGCTATTTCAAGACCCAGTTGTACAAAAATTCTGCACATGTGGGAAGCATTGGTTTACTCAGTCGTCACAGAATCCGTTGGAGACTCCAAATAGCGATGTTTTGCAGTTTTGAAAGGCTCAGTTTTTTGTTCTTGGTGTCAGGAGTTACTACTTCATCTATAGCTGGAGGAACAGAAGTGTCCATCAAGAGATGCTGTAGTCCCGGATTTGGCCTTTTAAACAGGACTTGTGTTCCTTATCGACAAGTGGACCTCACGGTAGCTGTCAAACTGCCCAAAGTCAAGAACATCTCGCATATAAGCATACAAGAACATGAAACTTGGGATCGCAAATGTGGGGAAGATGATCATAAGATACGACAGGTTACAGTGAACAGTCATCTAAACTTCATCCATGTCGATGGCACCACTTTCTTTCCCTGGACAACTCCGGAAGGGAACGAGTGGCTTGTGGACACATTTTGTATGGAAGCCCTTTTTGAACCTCCCGGGAGAAAACAGCCTGTCTTTGCAGTTGAATTCTGCCACGATTTTGTGGCCAttaaggcaaaagacgaagaaatcaAGTGTCAGCATCGCACTTGTATTCGGAAATGCTGCCCAAAAGGAATGGTGTTTGATGAAAATTGCTCCTTGAGAGATGATATACTATGGAATCCAAAGTTCTTTTCCACCAAAGACCCGAATACCAGAGTACGAAACCCCAGAGATCTACTAGTTCTCTACGGTTTTCCGCAATGCAAGGTGCGTCTACATTACGAAAATTACCGCTTGTTAGAGAACGGCTGGCTGCACACGATGGACAACCCTTTGCAGACGATACCCCCCAATCAGTACTGCCTTGATCTTCACACTCACTTTGACGGAGTCATGAAGGAGGAGGTTTTCGCTTGTTACGAGGAGAGAGATCGCTACTGTCGAACCAGGCACGTCGTCGTTGACCTCGTGTTCATGATCATTTCCTGCATATTTCTCGCTGCGTCTCTGCTCATCTACGCCTGCTTCAGGAGTCCCAGGTCGAGTAACCTGGACCGGTGTGTGGTTTCTTTTCTCGCAGCGCTTTTAGTCGCTTTCACGTCGGTCATCATCAACAGACAACAGCAAGATGCGACTCAGGGGTCCTTCTGCTCATTCATAG GAACTGTGAATCACATAGGAATTCTGGCCACTTATTTCTGGCTTACTTTACTCTGCTGTCATGTCTGGTTCTGTATCAG ATCCGGCCGAGTGCGTGATGAAACTCACCTGTTTGCAGCCTACAGCCTCTGTGGGTGGGGGGTTCCCCTCATCGTCGCCCTGACGGGAGCCCATCTGCCCAGTGATGATCCCTATCAGCTCAATAGACCGAGGGCTGATTTCCTACCTGCCGATTGTTGGTTtaaag ATTCCGCGCTGAGGTGGGGTTACCAGTACGGCTTCATGCTGGCTCTGTTCCTCCTGGATTTCATCCTGTTCTGCTGTTCAGTCGTCGCTTTGAAGAGGAAGAAGCAGGAGCTCCAGTACTTGAGGGAGGAGGTTGAAGG AACCTTTCTGAACTCCAAACTTCTTTTGATCCTCTTCGTCGTTTGGGCTATGGAGCTGATCCCTTGGTGGTTAGAAGCTAATGGATGCAATATTTG GGTCTCAATCGTCGATGGACTGGGAGCTCTTTGTGGGGTTTACATCTTCTTTGCGATGTTTTGCTGCAGTTGCAATGCTGCAAAG ATCCCCAAGGCGAGAAGCGAGAATACAGAGGAGAATCCTGACTCTCCTGCAATAGAGTTGTTTGAAAGTCCCACCGCTTCTGCACCACCCGAAAACCACTATGGAACGGCTGATCGAAACGGAATCACACACGAGAATGGGAGGAgctaa